In one window of Bifidobacterium sp. WK041_4_12 DNA:
- a CDS encoding helix-turn-helix transcriptional regulator: protein MNSSLIQYSLDPKKIAHPTLFVSCGLSGANAQHTHDPLNRGKNTNMIRLMLSGEDELYTSGMRFMLRRGNGFLTRPQSVEIQQSFSLHSCVFIWMSFADQLSEPLLQNIGLTHGHDVFFVRYPMQFLRLVVDCLSHTSGSVTDELELNAIAYHFLYLLSKEMTLESGMRIVAQSNPNINRVKEFILQHYSEQINIANISNALHSNRSYLSREFHKISGMTIKQYIDHIRITKATDLLLMSDISLESIAKQTGYRNVEVFADNFKRVHSMSPRNYRQLHDMQARVSNIPIDLETLRMVLGLSPSVPTE from the coding sequence ATGAATAGTTCACTCATCCAATACTCGCTTGATCCTAAAAAAATTGCACACCCCACGCTGTTCGTTTCCTGTGGGCTGTCAGGGGCCAACGCCCAGCATACGCATGATCCGTTGAATCGCGGGAAAAATACCAACATGATTCGACTCATGCTCAGTGGTGAGGATGAACTCTATACCTCGGGAATGCGCTTTATGCTCAGGCGAGGCAACGGCTTTCTCACCCGTCCACAATCTGTGGAAATCCAACAGTCCTTCTCCCTGCATTCGTGCGTATTCATTTGGATGTCCTTTGCCGATCAGCTGAGTGAGCCATTGCTGCAGAACATCGGTCTTACTCATGGACATGACGTGTTTTTTGTCAGATATCCCATGCAGTTCCTTCGTCTGGTCGTGGACTGTCTGTCGCATACCAGCGGCAGTGTGACCGACGAACTGGAACTGAACGCCATAGCCTATCATTTCCTGTACCTGCTATCGAAGGAAATGACGCTCGAAAGCGGCATGCGGATCGTCGCGCAATCCAACCCCAACATCAATCGTGTCAAGGAATTCATCCTCCAGCATTACAGCGAGCAGATCAACATAGCCAACATATCGAACGCATTGCACAGCAACCGCAGCTATCTATCCCGTGAATTCCACAAGATATCAGGAATGACCATCAAGCAGTACATTGACCACATTCGTATCACGAAAGCCACTGATCTGCTGCTGATGTCTGATATCAGTCTGGAAAGCATCGCCAAGCAGACGGGATATCGCAATGTGGAAGTGTTTGCGGATAATTTCAAACGCGTGCACTCGATGTCTCCCCGAAATTATCGGCAATTGCACGATATGCAGGCTCGGGTTTCCAACATTCCCATTGATCTTGAGACGCTGAGAATGGTGCTCGGCCTGTCCCCGTCGGTGCCGACGGAATAA